In Gammaproteobacteria bacterium, the following proteins share a genomic window:
- the gspC gene encoding type II secretion system protein GspC, which produces MNLAQLQSALLNRLPLVATLIFTVLLGVNAAQLSWQFFPTAETHLSSDKTSGNLNLRPQTKTNPASQITPYNLFGSSAKTGSNNRAAPQSAPETRLNITLKGVLAFEPQEFAMAIISQNGRDEQVFAVGDTLPGNAKLKEVYSDRIILQRGNRLETLKLPEKGANIQFQRPNRPAQASRILQESQSAKQLRDQIVANPRVLAQMVSTQPVRRGGKLIGYRLKPKQDTGTLEQYGLMPQDIITRVNGVSLNSPKNGLKVLRGLMKAKNIDLMVQRGGIETPVSISLE; this is translated from the coding sequence ATGAATCTTGCGCAGCTGCAAAGCGCCTTATTAAACCGTTTACCCTTGGTGGCCACACTGATTTTTACCGTGTTATTGGGCGTCAATGCAGCTCAGCTGAGCTGGCAATTTTTCCCCACCGCTGAAACCCATCTCAGCAGTGACAAAACCAGCGGCAATCTCAATCTTCGTCCACAAACCAAGACAAACCCCGCCAGCCAAATCACCCCTTATAATCTGTTTGGCAGCTCGGCAAAAACCGGCAGCAATAATCGAGCGGCACCACAAAGCGCCCCAGAAACACGCCTCAACATCACCCTCAAGGGCGTGTTGGCCTTTGAACCACAGGAGTTCGCCATGGCCATTATCAGTCAAAATGGTCGCGATGAGCAGGTTTTTGCCGTTGGCGACACTTTGCCTGGCAACGCCAAGCTGAAAGAGGTTTACAGCGACCGTATTATTTTACAACGCGGTAATCGGCTGGAGACCCTCAAGCTGCCAGAAAAAGGCGCGAACATTCAGTTCCAACGCCCCAACAGACCCGCCCAAGCGAGCCGCATCTTACAGGAATCCCAATCAGCTAAACAGCTGCGCGACCAGATTGTCGCCAACCCTCGGGTACTCGCACAAATGGTCAGTACCCAACCGGTGCGTCGAGGCGGCAAGCTGATCGGCTATCGACTCAAACCCAAACAAGACACCGGCACACTGGAACAATACGGTCTGATGCCGCAAGACATCATCACCCGAGTCAACGGTGTCTCGCTGAACAGCCCCAAAAACGGCCTCAAAGTACTCAGAGGTTTAATGAAGGCCAAAAACATCGATCTAATGGTGCAGCGTGGCGGTATCGAAACCCCCGTCTCCATCTCCTTAGAGTAA
- a CDS encoding sulfite exporter TauE/SafE family protein has translation MLVESGYLAAFLVGLLGGVHCVGMCGGIVAALSFGLPEQTGRASWPLLLGYNLGRIASYSVAGAMMGGVGLLAVQLSDLHQVQLVLQLLAALMMIVLGLYLAGWWFGLNRLERLGVKVWALMEPLGRRFLPVKTPQRALLLGSIWGWLPCGMVYSVLIWALATGEPLKGALLLLSFGLGTLPNLLAMGLFAHRLRRWVQNPWSRRAAGGLVMAFGFLGVWRAFAFF, from the coding sequence ATGCTGGTAGAGAGTGGATATTTAGCGGCTTTTTTGGTGGGGTTGCTGGGTGGTGTGCATTGCGTTGGCATGTGCGGGGGCATTGTGGCGGCCTTGAGTTTTGGTTTGCCAGAACAGACGGGGCGCGCATCGTGGCCGTTGTTGTTGGGGTATAACCTCGGTCGCATTGCCAGTTACAGCGTGGCTGGGGCGATGATGGGCGGAGTGGGTCTGTTGGCGGTGCAGCTCAGTGATCTGCATCAGGTGCAATTGGTTTTGCAGTTGCTGGCGGCTTTGATGATGATTGTTTTGGGGCTGTATTTGGCCGGTTGGTGGTTTGGTTTAAATCGTTTGGAGCGCTTGGGGGTTAAAGTGTGGGCGTTGATGGAGCCGTTGGGGCGGCGGTTTTTGCCAGTCAAGACCCCGCAGCGTGCGTTGCTGCTGGGCAGCATTTGGGGCTGGTTGCCCTGTGGCATGGTCTACAGCGTGTTGATTTGGGCGTTGGCGACGGGTGAGCCGCTAAAGGGGGCGTTGCTGTTGCTCAGCTTTGGTTTGGGAACCTTGCCTAATCTGTTGGCGATGGGGCTGTTTGCTCATCGTCTGCGGCGCTGGGTGCAGAACCCTTGGTCTCGTCGGGCGGCGGGGGGGCTGGTGATGGCGTTTGGTTTTTTGGGTGTGTGGCGTGCGTTTGCATTTTTTTGA